In the Sander lucioperca isolate FBNREF2018 chromosome 24, SLUC_FBN_1.2, whole genome shotgun sequence genome, tattgtaaaataataataatatatcagtCCCGGGTAATACTTTTAACTTGTAATgaagtttttttcacatttacttATTTTAGGCTTCATAAAAGTGAAATGTAATATGGTCTCTGAACTCAGGTCAGGTGGTAGCTCCTGCCAGTCTGAGCGCAGAGGTAGGTCATTCCCTGCTGCTTAGCTGCAACGTCACCACGAAAGCGGGCGACACCGTCCGGCAAGTGCGCTGGCTCAACAGGCACAAGAAGGTCCTCCTGGCGTACGAACAAAGTGTGCCAATCCGCATCAGCCATCAAGAATCCAACGTGCAGCTCACCGCCTCCCGCAACGACGCCAGCTACATCACCCTCCAGAGGGTGGGGCCTGATGACGAGGGCTGCTACCGCTGCATCTTTGATGTTTACCCCAGGGGCCCGCTAGATGGCACGACGTGCGTCAGCGTCACCGGTcagtttcccccccccccctagcTCATGTTATCTTTAAAGAACAAGTTATCTTCAATAAGCATTTTCCAGTGCTGCTGCTCACACCTAACATTTGaacttttgttctttttttccacacactttttttcttttcttcacacACGTCACACATAGTGTTATGTTTTTATTACTAGACCCCTTACAGTATGAGACAGGAAGTAGTAGGCTGAGGTTTGAACTCGCAGGGAAGAAAGCCTGCCCGCCACCCAGCTAGTCTTGGCACTTCCTGTTGTTACTATTAATTGTGCacttacatttttattacacCCAGACTCCTCTTTACCCTCGTTACCCTGGCTCCTGCACACAAGCAGCAGTCATGTGAAGTTTTTATTGCACATTTTGATGCCAGAAGAAATAAATCAACACAGAGCCAACGTGCTATTGCATATCATCTTCATTGTCTTGATATTAAAGGTTGTGTAAAGtgatgtcacacgttttttaggcttcaacatttttgtcacatacagcaaacatctcctcactatccgcgagctgcctgtcccctgaacacactgtaaaaaaaaaaacgctctctCTGTAGACAGTCCAgtctccacaaacggcaacaaaaacaaactgcgccaacctgcaccacacaacataacagtgttccagccaataaccaacaagaaggatttgggggtgggacGTCAACAACAAGTgccatcacccaacatcgcttagagcaccttttaatAACGGGAGCATTTCCTTTGTCCCAGGTAAAGTGCAACTGGATGGCAACAAGACGGCGGTGAGCGGGAAGCTGGCCACCCTGTCCTGCTGGTACAGCCTCCCCGAGAGGGTGCACCAGGTGCTGTGGACGAAGACGGCCGAGCAGGGCGACACCACCACCGTGGCCTCCTACGCCAAGCGTGGCCACCGGATTGTAGAGGAGCAGTACAAGGCTCGGTTTAGCTTGAGCCGATCTCTGAGCGACACCCAACTCACCATCCAGGCGGTCAGGACTGAGGACGAGGCCTGCTACACCTGCGAGTTCCACACGTACCCAGACGGAACCAGACGGGACACTGCCTGCCTCTCTGTTCATGGTGAGTACCCGTGTACTATCTATTTCCTCGTGGGAAATCACACTGCATATGAGCCAGAACTCCTTAAATGGGAACAGAATGGTGTGTGCAGGGTAGGTGCTTGGAGAAGTATTTTTAAAGGAGATCGGGATCCTTAATTTAGATCCTTGAGTGCCCCATTTATCTTTCTTGGGTGATGCCATTGCAAattaattatgttttaataAAGCTATGACTTACTGAACTTATGACTAATGTTAGGTATTTCCCGACATTGTTCTAAACAAGTCGATGAAGCAACAGAGAGAAGTTTCCGTTCGTTCAACCGCTCCTTTCTGTCATTTaatgggggggaaaaaatgatGCTGAGGGAACTGCCCCATGTGAAAAGACATAAATTATGATTTCATTATTtaatgtggattttttttattgaaacaaGTTGAACCTAGTTGGCAGTGGCTGTTTCTACTGTAGATCTGCAttttatacaaatatacaaaagtcAACCAGAAAATACATAGAGACCGGcacaaaaaacaatataaaattgTATTAGactaatacattttgtattttatatttatttatagggAGCTTTAAAGCTAACACTGCACAGTCCTGACTGAATACAAACACTGTACATCTTAGGGATTATTTTCCAAATGTTCTTGACACGTTTTGTACTGGAGATACACTGTAGGCTGAGaggaagtgtgtgtatgtgtgtatcccAGATATAgctcaggaaagggaagggAAGCGCTGTGTATAAACAAACCCTGAGGTGAAAGTTTCTCAAGTGGGTCATTAAACTACTGTTTCGGTGACAGCGCTTTTCCCtcgtgcgtgcgtacgtgcgtgtgtgagatGTTGACAGAGGGAGGGGTGTCACTGAGGGGGAAAGGGGTGATTAATTTGGGAGAAAGCCCAGGGGATGAGTGGCTTACTGTTTCCCTAGACAcaaggcctgtgtgtgtgtgtatgtccttcTCCTTGCTCTGCTAAACAAGCTTTGTCTCCCCTGACCGAAGATCCAGACACACAACCACCCAGAGTTAGTAAAAGCTGCTTTGCCTCTGTTTTCTGGCGGCCCGTCGGAGGACAACATGTGTCATTGTGTCCTCCGGGGGAAAGAGATTGACAGGCGATGtgctctgtctctccatctccatTATAAAGGCAGAGGAACAAATCTCTGCTTTCTGTTGTCTGTGATTGGCAGGCTCAGACCAAAATACAAGACGGCTTCCAGTATCACAAAACTATATCTATTAGAGAGAGTTTATGAACACACCTTTCTAGGGGTAATAATTGACCATAAAATCAGTTGGAAATCACAAGTAAACCATGTAAGATCCAAAATTTCCAGAAGCATTGGGGTATTGAGTAAAGTCAGATACTTCCTAAATTATAGATCTATGAACAGCTCTGTAGCTCTCTACAGCACGCTGATACTACCATATTTAACGTACTGTGTTGAGATTTGGGGCAATGCCTGTAAAACCACTCTACAGACAGTGTGCACAGTTCAGAAAAGAGCTATACGAGTTGTGAATAATGTCGGCTTCAATTATCATACTAATTCTTTATTTCTTAAGTCAAACACACTGAAATTCATGGAGCTGGTGAACCAAAATACTACGTTAGTTCTGTATAAGG is a window encoding:
- the LOC116044441 gene encoding OX-2 membrane glycoprotein-like, whose amino-acid sequence is MCGSALPLCLLLWIVGTAVSRTQGQVVAPASLSAEVGHSLLLSCNVTTKAGDTVRQVRWLNRHKKVLLAYEQSVPIRISHQESNVQLTASRNDASYITLQRVGPDDEGCYRCIFDVYPRGPLDGTTCVSVTGKVQLDGNKTAVSGKLATLSCWYSLPERVHQVLWTKTAEQGDTTTVASYAKRGHRIVEEQYKARFSLSRSLSDTQLTIQAVRTEDEACYTCEFHTYPDGTRRDTACLSVHVLPKPEVSYVTSSSGVTEANCTAQSRPAAEIMWNVGGDNRTLGPPASSAYDQGDGTTVVTSTLLFQSAMLNDQSVECIVHHPGLNKPLTVSLNTNVGPAMVILLSVCGVAAVLLLCLCVCLCKCFICTDD